A single genomic interval of Syntrophobotulus glycolicus DSM 8271 harbors:
- the folE gene encoding GTP cyclohydrolase I FolE: protein MEINTQKLEQAVSMLLEAIGEDPEREGLIDTPKRVAKFYAEAFAGLHDDPSKHLQVIFDENHEEMVIVKDIPMYSMCEHHLLPFFGKAHVAYIPRNGKVTGLSKLARVIDGYARRPQLQERLTTQIADTIKNSLEARGVLVVIEAEHMCMTLRGIKKPGSKTVTSAVRGIFQTSSATRAEAFSLIMGK, encoded by the coding sequence ATGGAAATCAATACTCAGAAGCTGGAACAGGCGGTAAGTATGCTGCTCGAAGCAATTGGTGAAGACCCTGAACGAGAAGGATTGATCGATACACCGAAAAGAGTAGCGAAGTTTTATGCGGAAGCTTTTGCGGGCTTGCATGATGATCCAAGTAAGCACCTGCAAGTGATTTTTGATGAAAACCATGAAGAGATGGTCATTGTCAAGGATATCCCGATGTATTCCATGTGTGAACATCATTTGCTTCCTTTTTTCGGAAAGGCTCATGTCGCGTATATCCCGCGCAACGGTAAAGTGACAGGGTTATCCAAGCTGGCCAGAGTGATTGACGGCTATGCCCGCAGGCCCCAGCTTCAGGAAAGGTTGACAACCCAGATTGCCGATACCATAAAGAATTCTTTGGAAGCCAGGGGTGTTCTGGTGGTCATTGAGGCTGAACATATGTGTATGACCTTACGGGGAATTAAAAAGCCCGGCTCCAAAACAGTAACCTCAGCAGTAAGAGGAATATTTCAAACAAGCTCGGCAACCAGAGCGGAAGCTTTTTCTCTGATCATGGGAAAATAA
- a CDS encoding NADH-quinone oxidoreductase subunit C, with product MIEVQNYLPVTASEIENRTKQYAKEGFRLIQMCCTKSATEMDIIYTFEKENYQMINLKMPVEVGDTIPSVSGIFLHAFLYENEIHDLYGVNVAGMAVDFKGTLYQTAVKHPFVIPPDSSKK from the coding sequence ATGATCGAAGTACAAAATTACCTTCCAGTCACAGCTTCTGAAATCGAGAACCGGACAAAACAATATGCCAAAGAAGGTTTTCGCCTGATCCAGATGTGTTGTACAAAAAGCGCTACCGAAATGGATATCATTTATACCTTCGAAAAGGAAAACTATCAAATGATAAACCTGAAAATGCCGGTAGAGGTTGGGGATACAATACCAAGTGTCAGCGGAATCTTTCTTCATGCGTTTCTGTATGAAAATGAAATTCATGACTTGTATGGGGTAAATGTAGCCGGAATGGCTGTTGACTTTAAAGGGACCTTATATCAGACAGCGGTCAAGCATCCTTTTGTAATTCCGCCGGATTCTAGTAAGAAATAG
- a CDS encoding respiratory chain complex I subunit 1 family protein yields the protein MSGMNTWLAVGLYVILAPFIGGLIAGIDRIISARMQGRVGPPLLQPFYDVMKLFSKQNIVVNKHQKFYVLCFLIFVIITGCIFFSGGDLLLAIFALTLASVFLIIAAYSTFSPYAFLGAEREMIQMMAYEPMVILTIVGMYMVTKSFNVLDIATYGQPLILSLPGIFLGFLFILTIKFRKSPFDISASHHAHQEIVRGILTEFSGKELAYVEIAHWYENVFLLGIVCLFFASNPIIALVIAALTYFLEIFIDNNNSRLKWQSTLGSAWIVALILGVGNIAVLALK from the coding sequence ATGAGTGGTATGAATACATGGTTGGCTGTAGGTTTATACGTCATTCTCGCACCCTTTATCGGAGGATTGATCGCAGGTATTGACCGTATTATTTCAGCCAGAATGCAGGGAAGGGTAGGACCTCCCTTACTTCAGCCTTTTTATGACGTCATGAAATTATTTTCCAAACAGAACATTGTGGTAAACAAACACCAGAAGTTCTATGTTTTATGTTTTCTGATCTTTGTGATCATTACCGGCTGCATTTTCTTTTCCGGCGGGGATCTGCTTTTAGCGATTTTTGCTTTGACCCTGGCCAGCGTATTTCTGATCATTGCCGCCTATTCGACATTTTCTCCTTATGCCTTTCTGGGGGCGGAAAGAGAAATGATCCAGATGATGGCTTATGAACCGATGGTTATTCTGACCATTGTCGGGATGTATATGGTGACCAAGAGCTTTAACGTTCTTGACATAGCCACCTATGGTCAGCCTTTGATTCTGAGTCTGCCGGGAATTTTCCTCGGGTTCCTCTTTATCCTGACCATTAAGTTCAGAAAATCTCCTTTTGATATTTCCGCGTCCCATCATGCCCATCAGGAAATTGTCCGCGGTATCCTGACCGAATTCTCCGGTAAAGAACTTGCTTATGTAGAAATTGCCCACTGGTATGAAAATGTTTTCTTACTGGGTATTGTCTGTCTGTTCTTTGCTTCAAATCCGATTATCGCGCTTGTCATTGCGGCCCTGACCTACTTCCTTGAAATCTTTATTGACAACAACAATTCCCGTCTGAAATGGCAGTCCACATTGGGGAGCGCCTGGATTGTTGCTTTGATCTTAGGAGTAGGCAACATTGCGGTCCTGGCTCTTAAATAG
- the fusA gene encoding elongation factor G, with protein sequence MKIYESNNIRNICLMGHGGSGKTSLAEVMVFHSGAINRIGKVADGNTVSDYLQEEIQRRISISTSLVPVESNGVKINVLDTPGYADFIGEVISSMRVAETGVLVICGASGLEVQAEMIWDMMEEKKLPRIIYVNKMDRENAASEKILEELKQAYPQTHFVQMQIPVGKEENFKGIIDILQSQIPPEYSDEAEILKDTLLETVVEADDDILMKYLDGEQITDAELKTVLQKALAQNIIVPVLFGSAEKNIGVQELTQFVVDYVPAPAPIEDKAALVFKTLADPYLGKMSFFRVYGGSFSSETLVYNSTREADEKMGQIFFLRGKNQENTAKVFAGDIAVIAKLQEAKTGNTFCGKDQMVKLDGIKFPLPCLPVSIKPKSKGDEDKLGTALNRLMDEDPTISVQKNTETKQTILSGRGETQLDIVSEKLLRKFGVAVEMDVPRVPYRETIKKTVKVEGKHKKQSGGHGQYGHVWIKIEPNPGKDFEFKEEIFGGSVPRNYFPAVEKGLREAMNEGFLAGYPMTNVKFTLYDGSYHSVDSSEMAFKLAAILAFRKGAEQAGAVLLEPVAEVEVRVPEAFMGDVIGDLNTKRGKVLGMEPDGKEQVIKAHLPQAELMRYAIDLRSITQGRGTFTFRFYNYEEVPSRLTDALVAKLKSYQAEEKERDKQLKSS encoded by the coding sequence TTGAAGATCTACGAAAGCAACAATATTCGTAACATCTGTCTAATGGGCCACGGAGGCAGTGGCAAAACTTCTTTGGCTGAAGTCATGGTTTTTCATTCAGGCGCAATAAACAGAATAGGCAAAGTTGCTGATGGAAACACAGTATCAGACTATCTGCAGGAAGAAATTCAGCGCAGGATTTCGATCAGCACATCTTTGGTTCCTGTTGAGTCAAACGGAGTAAAAATCAATGTTCTGGATACACCGGGTTATGCGGATTTTATCGGTGAAGTGATCAGCTCGATGCGGGTAGCGGAAACAGGGGTCCTGGTCATATGCGGGGCAAGCGGACTGGAGGTTCAGGCGGAAATGATCTGGGACATGATGGAGGAAAAGAAACTGCCCAGAATCATCTATGTCAATAAAATGGATCGGGAAAACGCCGCCTCCGAAAAGATTCTTGAGGAACTCAAGCAGGCGTATCCTCAGACCCATTTTGTCCAGATGCAGATACCTGTAGGAAAAGAAGAAAACTTTAAAGGAATCATCGATATTTTACAGTCTCAGATTCCTCCGGAATACAGTGATGAGGCTGAAATTCTTAAGGATACTTTATTGGAAACAGTAGTTGAAGCCGATGATGATATTTTAATGAAATATCTTGACGGGGAACAGATTACGGATGCCGAGCTGAAAACAGTTTTGCAAAAAGCCCTGGCTCAGAATATTATCGTTCCGGTCCTTTTTGGTTCCGCGGAAAAAAATATAGGGGTGCAAGAGCTTACCCAATTTGTAGTGGATTATGTCCCGGCTCCGGCTCCTATTGAAGATAAAGCAGCATTGGTCTTTAAGACTCTGGCCGATCCCTACTTGGGGAAAATGTCCTTTTTTCGGGTATATGGCGGTTCATTTTCCAGCGAAACGCTTGTGTATAATTCCACAAGGGAAGCCGATGAAAAAATGGGCCAGATATTTTTCCTCAGAGGAAAAAATCAGGAAAACACCGCAAAGGTATTTGCCGGTGATATCGCTGTGATCGCCAAGCTTCAGGAAGCGAAGACCGGAAACACGTTTTGCGGTAAAGACCAAATGGTCAAACTGGATGGGATCAAATTTCCCCTGCCCTGTCTGCCGGTCTCCATTAAGCCGAAAAGCAAGGGAGATGAAGATAAGCTGGGCACAGCCCTGAATCGCCTGATGGATGAAGACCCGACAATCAGTGTCCAAAAAAATACCGAGACAAAACAGACCATCCTATCGGGCAGAGGAGAGACCCAGTTAGATATCGTAAGTGAAAAACTTCTCCGCAAGTTCGGGGTTGCGGTAGAGATGGACGTCCCCCGGGTACCTTACCGGGAAACCATCAAAAAGACAGTAAAGGTTGAAGGCAAACATAAGAAGCAAAGCGGCGGGCATGGGCAGTACGGACATGTATGGATAAAAATCGAGCCCAATCCCGGCAAGGATTTTGAATTTAAGGAAGAGATATTTGGAGGATCTGTGCCGCGCAACTATTTTCCCGCTGTGGAGAAGGGTTTGCGCGAAGCCATGAATGAAGGATTTCTTGCCGGTTATCCCATGACAAATGTCAAATTTACACTTTATGACGGTTCCTATCACAGTGTGGATTCCTCGGAAATGGCGTTCAAGCTGGCCGCGATCCTAGCTTTCCGTAAAGGTGCCGAACAGGCCGGGGCTGTCCTGCTGGAACCGGTGGCCGAAGTTGAGGTTCGTGTTCCGGAAGCATTCATGGGGGATGTGATCGGGGATTTGAATACGAAACGGGGCAAGGTTTTAGGCATGGAGCCTGACGGCAAAGAGCAAGTCATTAAAGCCCATTTGCCCCAAGCGGAACTCATGCGGTATGCCATAGATTTGCGCTCGATTACCCAGGGCAGGGGGACATTTACCTTCCGCTTCTATAACTATGAAGAAGTTCCTTCCCGGCTGACAGATGCTCTGGTGGCTAAGCTCAAATCATATCAGGCTGAAGAGAAAGAAAGGGATAAGCAACTGAAATCGTCGTAA
- a CDS encoding NADH-quinone oxidoreductase subunit L: MNTMVFLILFPIIVAFLLLILPQLFIRKIIVGASSIAIIAASLFLVVQYFQTGAVYFEAGEYAHEISLGMFAIEVALAALIIGISIRYKQFLAALLMLIGAVLVIWFEVAHGSEIHATHNLFVDNLSLIMTLIIGIIGTLIAVYALGYMEDYHHHHPKMKNRTPFFFFIVFAFLGAMYGVVFSNNLMWLLFFWEITTFCSFFLIGYSREEIAIKNAFRAAKMNILGGIGFTVAIIFLYTQAHTVELDKLPTLASAAVLLPAALLAFAGITKSAQMPFSSWLLGAMVAPTPVSALLHSSTMVKAGVYLIVRLSPVFAFVEGGSTIGLFVALVGAVTFVLTSFMAISQSDAKRVLAYSTIANLGLIVVCAGIGSYELAWAAVMLIIFHAIAKSLLFLSVGTIEHNLGDRIIESMDGLIVKMPKVAIGVVIGICGMFLAPFGMLISKWAALEGIVAANPILTVFIAFGSAATLFFWTKWLGKVLMIKDKPADFTTKIPATESFTLSLLAFFTVAVCIGFPAISYFALEPFIQAIYGETYLLGQGNMIILLLMMGLIIVLPLRLLTYGNKLNYKAQYLAGTNLAEREKFYGSMGITRDLSLRSFYLDSIFGEDKLFKLGVVSCILLIIIMIGVGV, from the coding sequence ATGAACACAATGGTTTTTTTAATACTTTTTCCGATAATTGTAGCGTTTCTCTTGCTCATTCTGCCACAACTGTTCATCAGGAAAATAATCGTTGGAGCATCATCAATTGCCATTATTGCGGCTTCATTATTTTTAGTTGTACAGTATTTTCAAACGGGGGCAGTATATTTTGAGGCTGGAGAATATGCTCATGAGATCAGCTTGGGCATGTTTGCGATCGAGGTGGCTCTGGCTGCATTGATCATCGGGATTTCCATTCGTTATAAGCAATTTCTGGCCGCACTTCTGATGCTGATCGGAGCTGTGCTGGTCATTTGGTTTGAAGTTGCTCATGGAAGCGAAATACATGCAACACATAATTTATTTGTCGATAATCTTTCATTGATTATGACTTTGATCATCGGAATTATTGGTACGCTTATCGCAGTATATGCACTGGGTTACATGGAAGACTATCATCATCACCATCCTAAGATGAAGAATAGAACACCCTTCTTTTTCTTCATCGTTTTTGCGTTTTTGGGCGCGATGTATGGTGTGGTATTTTCCAATAACCTGATGTGGTTGTTATTCTTCTGGGAAATCACGACCTTCTGCTCATTCTTCCTCATTGGCTACAGCCGTGAAGAGATTGCCATCAAAAATGCTTTTAGAGCAGCTAAGATGAACATTCTGGGAGGAATCGGCTTTACGGTCGCAATTATTTTCCTGTACACACAAGCACATACGGTTGAACTTGACAAGCTGCCGACCCTGGCATCTGCCGCCGTTCTCCTTCCGGCCGCCTTGCTGGCTTTTGCCGGAATTACAAAATCGGCTCAAATGCCGTTTTCTTCATGGCTTCTGGGAGCCATGGTCGCTCCGACACCGGTTTCTGCTCTTCTTCATTCCAGTACCATGGTTAAAGCGGGTGTTTATTTGATTGTCAGATTATCACCTGTTTTTGCGTTTGTTGAAGGCGGTTCCACAATCGGACTGTTTGTCGCGCTTGTTGGCGCCGTAACGTTCGTCCTGACATCATTCATGGCGATTTCCCAGTCCGACGCCAAACGGGTTCTGGCTTACTCTACAATTGCCAATCTGGGCCTGATCGTTGTCTGTGCCGGGATCGGATCTTATGAGCTGGCCTGGGCCGCTGTGATGTTAATCATTTTCCACGCAATCGCGAAGTCTCTCTTGTTCCTTTCTGTCGGAACAATTGAGCATAATCTCGGCGACCGGATCATTGAATCGATGGACGGTCTGATTGTTAAGATGCCCAAGGTGGCAATCGGCGTAGTCATAGGGATTTGCGGCATGTTCCTGGCGCCGTTCGGTATGCTGATCAGCAAATGGGCCGCCCTGGAAGGTATAGTGGCAGCCAATCCTATTCTGACGGTATTTATTGCCTTTGGCAGTGCTGCGACCCTGTTCTTCTGGACGAAGTGGCTCGGCAAGGTTCTGATGATCAAAGACAAGCCTGCTGATTTCACGACCAAGATTCCGGCTACAGAATCCTTTACCTTATCTTTGCTGGCGTTTTTCACGGTAGCGGTATGTATCGGGTTCCCCGCCATCTCCTATTTTGCCTTAGAGCCGTTCATTCAGGCAATCTACGGAGAAACCTATCTGCTCGGTCAGGGCAATATGATCATTCTTCTCTTAATGATGGGGCTGATTATTGTTCTGCCGTTAAGATTGCTCACTTATGGCAATAAGCTGAATTATAAGGCTCAATATCTGGCAGGCACAAATCTCGCGGAGAGAGAAAAATTCTACGGTTCAATGGGGATTACCAGAGATTTAAGCCTGAGAAGCTTCTACCTGGACAGCATCTTTGGTGAAGACAAGCTGTTCAAGCTTGGAGTGGTATCTTGTATCCTTTTAATTATCATCATGATAGGAGTGGGAGTATAA
- the spoVB gene encoding stage V sporulation protein B, which produces MPKKSLIQGAIILFLANLFNRILGFIYQYLIMKYVGSEAYGLYQMVFPLYMTILVFSTAGIPLAVSKMIAEKISLGREGDAARIFRVAILLLSFSSVVVTLLIYINTPVIVAKCFPDARVFYVFRICIPAIFIVSVSSAFRGYFQGHQNMVPSAVSQICEQLFRIVVGFYLAIKFLPYGIEFGAAGLAVGMLVGEFAGLFVIMIHYLISRRKRTHRPQAVTRYHEIIREMFGLSLPVTGSRLVFSGLSALDAVIIPRQLQAAGYSLRKATTLFGELNGTAFTLLAFPSVFTFALATSLVPAISEAVAKKEYRLARSRCSDSIRLTILIGLPCIVIIYCFADLFAGIFNSSDIAPILKLLSLGGIFTYLHQTTTGILQGLGKTHLPLVHSVIGGMIRIPLMIYLTAMPHLGLTGTAAAYLIGFFIVAVLNMIAVNHYIKLNLDFENIILKPLIAGAGMLLLVFLFLRFALQTVAGSLLISVAGLIVYFSILLFNGGMRKQDLNKIPILNNLFK; this is translated from the coding sequence ATGCCGAAGAAAAGCTTAATTCAAGGTGCCATCATTCTCTTTTTAGCGAATTTGTTTAACAGGATACTGGGCTTCATCTATCAGTACTTAATCATGAAATATGTCGGCAGCGAGGCCTATGGCTTGTACCAGATGGTCTTTCCCCTCTATATGACAATTTTAGTTTTTTCTACCGCGGGGATTCCTTTAGCGGTCTCTAAAATGATTGCGGAAAAGATTTCTTTGGGCCGGGAGGGGGATGCCGCAAGAATATTCCGGGTTGCCATCCTGCTCCTCAGCTTTTCCTCTGTTGTGGTTACCCTACTCATCTACATCAATACTCCTGTGATTGTTGCCAAGTGCTTCCCGGACGCCAGAGTTTTTTATGTCTTCAGAATATGTATTCCCGCGATCTTCATTGTTTCGGTCTCTTCTGCTTTCCGGGGCTATTTTCAAGGTCATCAAAACATGGTCCCTTCCGCCGTCAGTCAAATCTGCGAGCAATTATTCCGGATTGTCGTCGGCTTTTATTTGGCCATCAAGTTTTTGCCTTATGGTATCGAATTCGGGGCCGCCGGTCTGGCCGTTGGTATGCTGGTCGGAGAGTTCGCCGGTCTTTTCGTGATCATGATTCACTACCTGATCAGCCGAAGAAAGCGTACTCACCGTCCCCAAGCGGTTACCCGCTACCATGAGATCATCAGAGAAATGTTCGGTCTCTCCCTGCCTGTTACCGGAAGCAGACTGGTTTTCAGCGGCCTTTCCGCACTCGATGCGGTAATTATCCCCCGTCAACTGCAGGCAGCCGGTTACTCTTTAAGAAAGGCAACGACACTTTTCGGTGAACTGAACGGGACAGCCTTCACTTTGCTTGCCTTTCCCAGTGTCTTTACTTTTGCCCTGGCGACTTCTCTGGTCCCGGCCATTTCGGAAGCAGTGGCAAAAAAAGAATACAGGCTGGCCAGATCCCGCTGCTCAGACTCCATCCGCCTGACCATTCTGATTGGGCTCCCCTGTATTGTGATCATTTATTGCTTTGCCGATCTGTTTGCCGGTATTTTTAACAGCTCCGATATCGCACCGATTCTGAAACTGCTTTCTCTAGGGGGAATATTTACCTATCTTCACCAAACCACAACAGGGATTCTGCAGGGACTTGGCAAAACCCATTTGCCCCTCGTTCATTCCGTGATTGGCGGCATGATCAGAATTCCCCTGATGATTTACCTGACTGCGATGCCGCACTTGGGTCTTACCGGCACTGCCGCCGCATATTTAATCGGGTTTTTCATCGTCGCTGTTTTGAACATGATTGCTGTCAATCATTATATTAAATTGAATCTGGACTTCGAGAATATTATTCTCAAGCCCTTGATCGCCGGAGCCGGGATGCTCCTGCTGGTGTTTCTTTTCCTCCGGTTTGCCTTACAGACTGTTGCCGGCAGTCTTTTGATCTCAGTGGCCGGATTAATCGTTTATTTCAGTATTTTGCTTTTTAACGGCGGCATGCGTAAACAGGACCTAAACAAAATCCCCATTCTCAATAATCTTTTCAAATAG
- a CDS encoding nickel-dependent hydrogenase large subunit has product MGERTIIPFGPQHPVLPEPLHLDLILEDEKVVGAVPSIGFVHRGLEKLVEKRDFNEMAYVIERVCGICSFMHGQGYVQTVEGIMGVEIPDRAKYLRTIWAELSRIHSHLLWLGLMADAFGFESLFMHCWRVREKVLDIFEETTGGRVIFSVCKVGGVWKDIDNDTLKRIVNVLKVVETETKELTKVFVKDFTVQKRTKGVGVLTYKEAFELGAAGPVARGSGIAMDLRKLGYAAYSDLSFEPIVEKDGDCYARCNVRIGELFQAIDLIRQAVERIPDGEIEVKVKGNPPKGEYMSRLEQPRGQVVYYARGNGTKFLDRVRVRTPTFANIPPLLKMIPGSDLADIPILALTIDPCISCTER; this is encoded by the coding sequence ATGGGTGAGCGCACAATTATACCTTTCGGACCACAACATCCGGTACTGCCAGAACCACTCCATCTCGATCTGATTTTAGAAGATGAGAAAGTGGTTGGAGCCGTGCCCTCGATTGGATTTGTCCATAGAGGTTTGGAAAAGCTGGTTGAAAAAAGAGACTTTAACGAAATGGCTTATGTGATTGAACGTGTTTGCGGCATTTGCAGCTTCATGCATGGCCAGGGCTATGTGCAGACAGTTGAAGGCATCATGGGTGTTGAAATACCGGATCGTGCGAAATATCTCCGGACAATTTGGGCTGAGCTCTCTCGTATCCACAGTCATCTATTGTGGCTGGGCCTGATGGCCGATGCGTTTGGCTTTGAAAGCTTATTTATGCATTGCTGGAGAGTAAGAGAAAAGGTTCTGGATATTTTTGAGGAAACGACCGGCGGTCGCGTAATTTTCAGTGTTTGTAAAGTCGGCGGTGTTTGGAAAGATATTGACAATGATACACTGAAGAGAATCGTGAATGTTCTTAAGGTTGTTGAAACCGAAACGAAAGAACTGACGAAAGTTTTTGTCAAGGATTTTACGGTGCAGAAGAGAACGAAGGGCGTAGGTGTTTTAACCTATAAGGAGGCCTTTGAGCTTGGAGCAGCCGGACCCGTGGCCAGGGGAAGCGGTATTGCCATGGATCTCAGAAAACTTGGTTATGCGGCATACAGTGATTTGAGCTTTGAACCGATTGTAGAAAAAGATGGAGACTGTTATGCGCGTTGCAATGTGCGTATCGGTGAGCTTTTCCAGGCAATAGATCTTATCCGTCAGGCAGTCGAAAGGATTCCTGACGGTGAGATTGAGGTCAAGGTCAAGGGAAATCCTCCTAAGGGAGAATACATGTCCCGTTTGGAACAGCCGCGCGGACAGGTTGTTTATTACGCGAGAGGAAACGGGACGAAGTTCCTTGACAGAGTCCGGGTAAGAACACCGACCTTTGCGAACATCCCTCCACTTTTGAAGATGATTCCCGGCTCTGATTTGGCCGATATTCCTATTCTGGCCTTAACAATCGACCCGTGCATCAGCTGTACAGAAAGGTAA
- the surE gene encoding 5'/3'-nucleotidase SurE, with amino-acid sequence MRIMLTNDDGYFAAGLRALYQELSKENKHEITIVAPAGQRSATGRSITIHEPLFVTKYELRQNVYGFAVDGTPTDCVKLALQGDLFSQKPELLISGINYGWNLGSDVFYSGTVAAAMEGVLLGVPSIAVSLAQSEMVDYTEPAGLIREWIGQEEFLQNCRASLLNINFPGSHQEDWKGMKITKLGKTIYDNKFECQESAFGPVYYWTSGSIISQDDPDTDLMAIKDGYVSITPLHSDLTDDEQIKVLSEWSRRERSNE; translated from the coding sequence ATGAGAATCATGCTGACGAATGATGATGGGTATTTTGCGGCCGGGTTAAGGGCGTTGTATCAGGAATTGAGCAAAGAAAATAAGCATGAAATAACCATAGTGGCCCCTGCCGGGCAAAGATCGGCGACAGGCCGTTCAATCACGATCCATGAGCCGTTATTTGTGACAAAATATGAGCTGAGACAAAACGTATATGGTTTTGCAGTTGACGGTACACCTACCGACTGCGTAAAGTTGGCTCTTCAGGGGGATCTTTTTTCCCAAAAGCCGGAACTGCTGATTTCCGGCATAAATTATGGCTGGAACCTGGGGAGTGATGTTTTTTATTCAGGAACAGTGGCGGCGGCCATGGAGGGTGTTCTATTGGGAGTCCCTTCAATTGCGGTTTCCCTGGCCCAAAGCGAGATGGTGGATTATACGGAACCCGCGGGATTAATCAGGGAATGGATCGGCCAGGAGGAATTTCTTCAGAACTGCCGAGCCAGCCTGTTAAATATTAATTTTCCCGGCAGTCATCAGGAAGACTGGAAGGGAATGAAGATCACCAAACTGGGAAAGACAATCTATGATAATAAATTTGAGTGTCAGGAAAGCGCTTTCGGTCCGGTCTACTACTGGACCAGCGGTTCAATCATATCTCAGGATGATCCGGATACGGACCTGATGGCGATAAAAGACGGTTATGTCTCGATTACGCCTTTGCACAGTGACTTGACAGACGATGAGCAAATAAAGGTATTGTCTGAATGGAGCCGGAGGGAACGGAGTAACGAATGA
- a CDS encoding NADH-quinone oxidoreductase subunit B family protein — protein sequence MSYLPKSPWLVHYDASSCNGCDIEVLACLTPLYDVERFGVLNIGNPKHADIFVITGSVNEQNKTVIKNIYDQMPEPKVVVAIGACATSGGVFRQCYNVQGGVDKVIPVDVYVPGCAARPEAIIDGVVQGLAVLESKYKNMGKVAK from the coding sequence ATGTCTTACTTGCCGAAGTCTCCTTGGCTGGTACACTATGATGCGTCGAGCTGTAACGGCTGTGACATCGAAGTGCTTGCGTGCCTGACTCCCTTATATGATGTTGAACGTTTTGGAGTGTTAAATATCGGCAATCCGAAGCATGCGGACATTTTCGTGATAACCGGATCAGTCAATGAGCAGAACAAAACAGTCATCAAGAATATTTATGATCAGATGCCTGAGCCCAAAGTAGTCGTGGCTATTGGAGCATGTGCGACATCGGGCGGAGTATTCCGTCAGTGCTACAATGTCCAGGGCGGGGTAGATAAAGTGATTCCCGTAGATGTGTACGTCCCGGGCTGCGCGGCGAGACCGGAAGCCATCATTGATGGAGTTGTCCAGGGATTGGCCGTTCTTGAAAGTAAATATAAGAATATGGGGAAGGTGGCGAAATAA